One Cotesia glomerata isolate CgM1 linkage group LG8, MPM_Cglom_v2.3, whole genome shotgun sequence genomic window carries:
- the LOC123270544 gene encoding uncharacterized protein LOC123270544 isoform X2: protein MSEKRKDLDVATSCQVERLQKEALECLEKFPNKVMDLNNIIEIYAPSSVKNGNFNDAVNKFPGSVSSGNEVEDELDTLDEKKSELDLRSLTSYYTLTTYKDRGVTLNGVGGGGVCKRRYYRVGGHHRHLRDLNRRRPAALGQLIGFIASKLAVCTKNIIITPSSYVLHRIISAVFRRRELKNVQCGPCADWSSSLSACITNFKDDTTTVGRFISVIRPAAVQLITDTTILKRWLQSIAAKNITLKELNNATRNTETIDCWAYELFFHLKHLQINRAKEKVLDPAITDDVTHLNLWHRLVQLRDNYIILYENLYLDPKIQEIQQKI from the exons ATGTCAGAAAAAAGGAAGGATCTTGACGTGGCGACGTCCTGCCAAGTAGAACGTCTGCAGAAAGAG GCGCTAGAATGCCTCGAAAAATTCCCGAACAAGGTTATGGACCTCAATAATATTATCGAGATTTATGCGCCATCTTCTGtcaaaaatggaaattttaatgatGCTGTCAATAAATTTCCTGGCTCTGTTTCTTCTGGCAATGAAGTTGAAGATGAGCTTGATACACTGGatgaaa AAAAATCAGAATTGGACTTGCGGTCGCTAACGAGTTATTACACATTAACTACCTACAAGGACCGAGGGGTAACTCTTAATGGAGTAGGAGGGGGAGGAGTTTGCAAACGTCGTTACTACCGAGTTGGTGGGCATCATCGGCATCTGCGTGATCTTAATCGTCGCCGGCCAGCAGCACTGGGTCAGCTGATAGGATTTATCGCAAGCAAATTAGCAGTCTGTACTAAGAATATTATAATTACGCCCTCTTCTTACGTCCTCCACCGCATTATCTCCGCGGTCTTTCGCAG gCGGGAATTAAAAAACGTTCAGTGTGGACCTTGCGCCGACTGGAGCAGTTCACTTTCTGCTTGCATAACCAATTTTAAGGATGATACAACCACTGTGGGGAGATTTATCAGTGTCATACGGCCTGCCGCTGTTCAACTAATCACAGACACTACTATC ttGAAAAGATGGCTCCAATCGATTGCGGCCAAGAATATTACACTGAAGGAACTCAACAATGCGACTCGTAATACTGAGACAATTGATTGCTGGGCGTATGAACtgttttttcatttgaaaCACTTGCAGATTAATCGCGCAAAAGAAAAA GTCCTAGATCCTGCAATAACGGACGACGTAACCCATTTAAACTTATGGCACCGCTTGGTCCAACTACGAGACAACTACATAATCCTCTACGAAAATCTGTACCTGGACCCAAAAATCCAAGAGATCcagcaaaaaatttaa
- the LOC123270544 gene encoding uncharacterized protein LOC123270544 isoform X1 has protein sequence MSEKRKDLDVATSCQVERLQKEALECLEKFPNKVMDLNNIIEIYAPSSVKNGNFNDAVNKFPGSVSSGNEVEDELDTLDEIPIKPEKSELDLRSLTSYYTLTTYKDRGVTLNGVGGGGVCKRRYYRVGGHHRHLRDLNRRRPAALGQLIGFIASKLAVCTKNIIITPSSYVLHRIISAVFRRRELKNVQCGPCADWSSSLSACITNFKDDTTTVGRFISVIRPAAVQLITDTTILKRWLQSIAAKNITLKELNNATRNTETIDCWAYELFFHLKHLQINRAKEKVLDPAITDDVTHLNLWHRLVQLRDNYIILYENLYLDPKIQEIQQKI, from the exons ATGTCAGAAAAAAGGAAGGATCTTGACGTGGCGACGTCCTGCCAAGTAGAACGTCTGCAGAAAGAG GCGCTAGAATGCCTCGAAAAATTCCCGAACAAGGTTATGGACCTCAATAATATTATCGAGATTTATGCGCCATCTTCTGtcaaaaatggaaattttaatgatGCTGTCAATAAATTTCCTGGCTCTGTTTCTTCTGGCAATGAAGTTGAAGATGAGCTTGATACACTGGatgaaa ttcccATAAAACCAGAAAAATCAGAATTGGACTTGCGGTCGCTAACGAGTTATTACACATTAACTACCTACAAGGACCGAGGGGTAACTCTTAATGGAGTAGGAGGGGGAGGAGTTTGCAAACGTCGTTACTACCGAGTTGGTGGGCATCATCGGCATCTGCGTGATCTTAATCGTCGCCGGCCAGCAGCACTGGGTCAGCTGATAGGATTTATCGCAAGCAAATTAGCAGTCTGTACTAAGAATATTATAATTACGCCCTCTTCTTACGTCCTCCACCGCATTATCTCCGCGGTCTTTCGCAG gCGGGAATTAAAAAACGTTCAGTGTGGACCTTGCGCCGACTGGAGCAGTTCACTTTCTGCTTGCATAACCAATTTTAAGGATGATACAACCACTGTGGGGAGATTTATCAGTGTCATACGGCCTGCCGCTGTTCAACTAATCACAGACACTACTATC ttGAAAAGATGGCTCCAATCGATTGCGGCCAAGAATATTACACTGAAGGAACTCAACAATGCGACTCGTAATACTGAGACAATTGATTGCTGGGCGTATGAACtgttttttcatttgaaaCACTTGCAGATTAATCGCGCAAAAGAAAAA GTCCTAGATCCTGCAATAACGGACGACGTAACCCATTTAAACTTATGGCACCGCTTGGTCCAACTACGAGACAACTACATAATCCTCTACGAAAATCTGTACCTGGACCCAAAAATCCAAGAGATCcagcaaaaaatttaa